A stretch of Rhododendron vialii isolate Sample 1 chromosome 4a, ASM3025357v1 DNA encodes these proteins:
- the LOC131322133 gene encoding calcium-dependent protein kinase 8-like: MGNCCVSPSFDSDKKKGKKKPNPFAIDYIATRPVGNVGYKTYVLDEPTGHEIEQTYELGRELGRGEFGITYLCTDRSSGEVFACKSISKNKLRTRVDIEDVRREVEIMKCLPTHPNIVTLKDTYEDDNAVHLVMELCEGGELFDRIVARGHYTERAAAFVTRTIVEVIQMCHKHGVMHRDLKPENFLFANKKETAALKAIDFGLSVFFKPGQIFNEIVGSPYYMAPEVLKRNYGPEVDVWSAGVILYILLCGVPPFWAETEQGVAQAIIRSVVDFKRDPWPKVSDNAKDLVKKMLDPDPQRRLTAQQVLDHPWLQNAKKAPNVSLGETVRARLKQFSVMNKLKKRALKVIAEHLSVEEAAGLKEGFQLMDTSNRGKINIDELRVGLQKFGQQIPDSDLLILMEAGDVDKDGHLDYGEFVAISVHLRKMGNEDHLHKAFEFFDKNQSGYIEIEELTDALADEVETNNEEVINAIMQDVDTDKDGRISYEEFATMMKAGTDWRKASRQYSRERYKNLSLKLMKDGSLQVNMGN, translated from the exons ATGGGTAATTGTtgtgtttcaccatcttttgaTTCAGACaagaaaaagggcaaaaagaaaCCAAACCCATTTGCTATTGACTATATAGCGACCCGTCCAGTTGGAAATGTTGGATACAAAACCTATGTATTGGACGAACCAACTGGCCATGAAATTGAGCAGACCTACGAGCTGGGCCGTGAGCTGGGCCGGGGCGAATTCGGGATCACATACTTGTGTACTGATAGATCTTCTGGGGAAGTGTTTGCTTGTAAATCAATATCGAAGAATAAGCTGAGGACTAGAGTGGATATAGAGGATGTGAGGAGAGAGGTTGAGATCATGAAGTGTTTGCCGACGCACCCAAATATCGTGACCTTGAAGGACACTTATGAGGATGATAATGCAGTTCACTTGGTGATGGAGCTTTGTGAGGGAGGGGAACTGTTCGATCGGATCGTTGCACGGGGGCATTACACCGAAAGGGCGGCTGCTTTTGTGACTCGGACGATTGTTGAAGTTATTCAG ATGTGTCACAAGCATGGGGTCATGCATCGGGATCTCAAACCTGAGAACTTCTTGTTTGCAAATAAGAAGGAAACGGCTGCCCTTAAGGCAATTGATTTTGGGCTGTCAGTATTTTTTAAACCTG GTCAGatatttaatgaaattgtgGGAAGTCCTTATTACATGGCTCCTGAAGTGCTAAAACGGAATTACGGTCCAGAAGTAGATGTCTGGAGCGCTGGAGTAATCCTTTATATCTTACTTTGTGGTGTCCCTCCTTTTTGGGCAG AGACTGAACAAGGAGTTGCTCAAGCAATCATTCGTTCCGTTGTAGATTTTAAAAGGGATCCATGGCCCAAAGTTTCAGACAATGCAAAAGACCTTGTAAAGAAGATGCTTGACCCTGATCCTCAGCGCCGGCTTACTGCTCAGCAAGTGCTAG ATCATCCTTGGTTACAAAATGCCAAAAAGGCTCCAAATGTTTCTTTAGGTGAAACCGTGAGAGCAAGGCTCAAGCAATTTTCTGTGATGAACAAACTTAAGAAACGAGCTCTTAAG GTGATTGCTGAGCATCTGTCAGTGGAGGAAGCAGCTGGGTTAAAGGAGGGATTTCAATTGATGGATACTAGCAACAGAGGGAAGATCAACATTGATGAGCTAAGAGTTGGGTTGCAGAAGTTTGGCCAGCAGATTCCTGATTCAGATCTCCTGATTCTTATGGAAGCT GGTGATGTAGACAAGGACGGACATTTAGACTATGGAGAGTTTGTGGCTATTTCTGTTCACCTCAGAAAGATGGGCAACGAGGATCACCTTCACAAGGCCTTTGAATTCTTCGATAAAAACCAAAGTGGGTATATAGAGATTGAGGAACTAACGGATGCCTTGGCTGATGAAGTTGAGACTAACAATGAAGAAGTCATCAATGCCATCATGCAGGATGTGGACACTGACAAG GATGGACGTATAAGTTATGAGGAGTTTGCTACGATGATGAAGGCCGGCACAGATTGGAGAAAAGCATCAAGGCAATATTCACGTGAGCGGTACAAGAATCTGAGTTTGAAATTGATGAAAGATGGATCATTGCAGGTGAATATGGGCAATTAG